A stretch of Onychomys torridus chromosome 2, mOncTor1.1, whole genome shotgun sequence DNA encodes these proteins:
- the Hmgb4 gene encoding high mobility group protein B4, which produces MGKEVQLRPKVNVSSYIHFMLNYRSKFKEQQPNTYLGFKEFSRKCSEKWKSISKHEKAKYEALAKLDKARYQEEMMNYMGRRKRRRKKDPQAPRQPPSSFLLFSLDNYAQLKLENPNWSVVQVAKAMGKMWSTVSNVEKQPYEQKAAQLRAKYFEELEAYRKQSQGRKKEGRRSARTSMRK; this is translated from the coding sequence ATGGGGAAAGAAGTGCAGCTAAGGCCCAAGGTGAACGTCTCTTCGTACATCCACTTTATGCTGAATTACAGGAGCAAATTCAAGGAGCAACAGCCAAACACCTACCTCGGCTTTAAAGAGTTCTCTAGAAAGTgttcagaaaaatggaaatccATCTCAAAGCATGAAAAGGCAAAGTATGAAGCCCTGGCCAAGCTTGACAAAGCCCGATACCAGGAAGAAATGATGAATTACatgggcaggaggaagaggaggagaaagaaggaccCACAGGCGCCTCGGCAGCCTCCATCATCTTTCCTGCTCTTCTCCCTGGATAACTATGCCCAGCTGAAGCTCGAGAACCCCAACTGGTCAGTGGTGCAGGTGGCCAAGGCCATGGGGAAGATGTGGTCCACAGTATCGAATGTGGAAAAGCAGCCGTATGAGCAGAAGGCTGCACAGTTGCGAGCAAAGTACTTCGAGGAACTGGAGGCCTACCGCAagcaaagtcagggcaggaagaagGAGGGCCGGAGGTCGGCCAGGACCAGTATGAGAAAATAA